In Alistipes ihumii AP11, a genomic segment contains:
- a CDS encoding sensor histidine kinase yields MEVAGLTKEKIFGIVIHTIAWGLLFCSPFLFAYGDNASVSLERYVGFVIMPLTFMTVFYVNYGILTPRLLFRKRLGRFILANLLLIATVLLIQHIWHEMCRFYIETEPPRENRGDPPPVYFFIAWNAMLMALTVGLAVAIRMTGNWYRIEAEKQQIEKERTQAELKNLKSQLNPHFLFNTLNNIYALIPIDRTKAQFAVHSLSHMLRYVLYENNQNYIPLEKEIQFVRNYVELMELRLPDRVETTVDLPEQADGYTIAPLLFITLVENAFKHGVSPSQPSFVHISIRMVKEGTLVCTIENSDFPKTDADRNGSGIGLQNLRKRLNLLYPNRHILRTENLNGSFVAQLIIDL; encoded by the coding sequence ATGGAAGTAGCCGGTCTGACCAAAGAGAAAATATTCGGGATCGTCATTCACACGATCGCATGGGGGTTGCTGTTCTGCTCCCCGTTCCTGTTCGCGTACGGCGACAACGCGTCCGTATCGCTCGAACGGTACGTCGGCTTCGTCATCATGCCGCTGACTTTCATGACGGTCTTCTACGTCAACTACGGCATACTGACCCCGCGACTGCTGTTCCGCAAACGACTGGGGCGCTTCATTCTGGCCAATCTGCTGCTGATCGCGACGGTCCTGCTCATACAGCATATCTGGCACGAGATGTGCCGCTTCTATATCGAGACCGAACCGCCGCGCGAGAACCGGGGCGATCCGCCGCCCGTCTACTTTTTCATCGCATGGAACGCCATGCTGATGGCCCTGACGGTCGGGCTGGCCGTCGCTATCAGGATGACGGGCAACTGGTATCGCATCGAAGCCGAGAAGCAGCAAATCGAGAAGGAGAGAACGCAGGCCGAGCTGAAGAACCTGAAGAGCCAGCTGAATCCCCATTTCCTGTTCAACACGCTGAACAATATCTATGCGCTGATTCCCATCGACCGGACGAAAGCCCAGTTCGCCGTGCATAGCCTCAGCCACATGCTGCGCTATGTGCTTTACGAGAACAACCAGAACTACATTCCGCTCGAAAAGGAAATTCAGTTCGTCCGCAACTACGTCGAATTGATGGAGCTGCGCCTGCCCGATCGCGTGGAAACGACCGTCGATCTGCCCGAACAGGCGGACGGGTACACGATCGCACCGCTGCTGTTCATTACGCTGGTCGAGAATGCGTTCAAACACGGTGTCAGCCCGTCGCAGCCGTCGTTCGTGCACATTTCGATCCGCATGGTCAAGGAAGGGACATTGGTCTGCACGATCGAAAACAGCGACTTCCCGAAAACCGACGCAGACCGAAACGGTTCGGGCATCGGCCTGCAGAACTTGCGCAAGCGGCTGAATCTGCTCTATCCGAACCGCCATATCCTGCGGACCGAAAACCTGAACGGGAGTTTCGTGGCACAACTCATTATCGACCTATGA
- a CDS encoding TIGR03905 family TSCPD domain-containing protein — protein sequence MKTIEYVPVGGVCTKSIRVTVKDGRIAEVVFTGGCHGNTQGVASLVRGMDAGEAVRRLKGIDCRGKGTSCPDQLARAIEMLAGK from the coding sequence ATGAAAACGATCGAATACGTCCCTGTCGGAGGCGTATGTACGAAATCGATCCGCGTGACGGTGAAGGACGGCCGGATCGCCGAAGTCGTCTTTACGGGCGGTTGTCACGGAAATACGCAGGGCGTCGCCTCTCTGGTTCGGGGAATGGACGCCGGCGAGGCGGTCCGGAGACTGAAGGGCATCGATTGCAGGGGCAAGGGCACTTCCTGTCCCGATCAGCTGGCCCGTGCGATCGAGATGCTCGCGGGAAAATGA
- a CDS encoding LytR/AlgR family response regulator transcription factor has product MNRISTMVVDDEPLAAQLLGDYVRQTPFLSLEGICSSAVEAFSMWQEHPADLLFLDIQMPQMNGLELSRTLGERSRVIFTTAFEQYALEGFRADALDYLLKPISYAEFLRAAGKARRWFEAGTTGTAPASPEAIPAARNLFVRTDYKMQQIRLDDILYIEGMKDYVRIHTAEGGSLVTQTSMKAIEQSLPPDRFVRVHRSYIVQIDRVKTIERNRIVFGKTYIPVSESYKERFMEALSRRSLLL; this is encoded by the coding sequence ATGAACCGAATCAGCACGATGGTAGTCGACGACGAGCCTCTGGCAGCGCAACTGCTGGGCGATTACGTGCGGCAGACGCCGTTTCTCTCGCTCGAAGGCATCTGTTCGAGCGCCGTCGAAGCGTTTTCCATGTGGCAGGAGCACCCGGCAGACCTGCTTTTCCTCGACATCCAGATGCCGCAGATGAACGGCCTTGAACTGTCCCGTACGCTCGGCGAGCGGTCGCGCGTAATTTTCACGACCGCCTTCGAACAGTACGCGCTCGAAGGGTTCCGCGCCGATGCGCTGGACTACCTGCTCAAGCCGATCAGCTACGCCGAGTTCCTCCGGGCGGCCGGCAAGGCCCGCCGCTGGTTCGAGGCCGGAACGACCGGTACTGCTCCGGCCTCGCCCGAGGCGATTCCGGCCGCCCGTAACCTGTTCGTGCGGACCGACTACAAAATGCAGCAAATCCGGCTCGACGACATTCTGTATATCGAGGGTATGAAAGACTACGTCCGCATCCATACGGCCGAGGGAGGCAGCCTCGTGACGCAGACGAGCATGAAAGCGATCGAGCAGTCGCTGCCTCCGGACCGTTTCGTGCGGGTACACCGCTCGTATATCGTTCAGATCGACCGGGTGAAAACGATCGAGCGCAACCGCATCGTCTTCGGCAAGACATATATCCCGGTCTCGGAATCGTACAAGGAACGCTTCATGGAGGCCCTTTCCCGACGGTCGCTTCTGCTGTAA
- a CDS encoding ABC transporter permease codes for MNYKNLIKIALKALANNKFRGFLTMLGIIIGVASVIAMLAIGQGSKRSIREQISEMGSNMIMVHPGNGRFGGVRQSASSMQTLKLEDYRTIEREASYISACSPTVSSSGQAIYGANNAPTTLYGVNGDYMTIRKYSVGEGEMFTDHDVKTAAKVCVVGKTVVDNLFVSGEDPLGKTIRFDKIPLKIVGVLSSKGYNSMGQDQDDLIIAPYTTVQKRVLAITYLHGIFLSALTEEASDKAIDEIAEILRQNHKIKPGDEDDFEIRSQEELSSMLSSTTDLMTVLLACIAGISLLVGGIGIMNIMYVSVTERTREIGLRMSIGAKGRHILWQFLIEAVIISVTGGVIGVVLGITASAVIKYWIGWPVYVQLYSVVLSFAVCTVTGIFFGWYPARKASNLDPIEAIRYE; via the coding sequence ATGAACTACAAGAATCTGATAAAAATCGCACTGAAAGCCCTTGCCAACAACAAGTTCAGAGGGTTCCTGACGATGTTGGGCATCATCATCGGCGTCGCTTCGGTCATCGCGATGCTGGCCATCGGCCAAGGATCGAAGCGGAGCATCCGCGAGCAGATCTCGGAAATGGGCTCGAACATGATCATGGTACACCCCGGCAACGGCCGCTTCGGCGGAGTGCGGCAGAGCGCCAGCAGCATGCAGACGCTCAAGCTGGAGGACTACCGGACGATCGAGCGCGAGGCATCGTACATCAGCGCCTGCTCGCCCACGGTCAGCAGCAGCGGTCAGGCGATCTACGGCGCCAACAACGCGCCGACCACGCTGTACGGCGTGAACGGCGACTACATGACGATCCGCAAGTACTCGGTCGGCGAAGGCGAGATGTTTACCGATCACGACGTGAAAACGGCCGCCAAGGTCTGCGTCGTAGGCAAGACGGTCGTCGACAATCTGTTCGTTTCGGGCGAGGACCCGCTCGGCAAGACGATCCGTTTCGACAAAATCCCGCTGAAAATCGTCGGAGTGCTGTCGTCCAAAGGCTACAATTCGATGGGGCAGGACCAGGACGACCTGATCATCGCACCCTACACGACCGTACAGAAACGGGTGCTAGCGATCACCTACCTGCACGGCATCTTCCTCTCGGCCCTGACCGAGGAGGCGTCGGACAAGGCGATCGACGAAATCGCCGAAATTCTGAGGCAGAACCACAAGATCAAGCCCGGCGACGAGGACGATTTCGAGATTCGCTCGCAGGAAGAGCTCAGTTCGATGCTCAGCTCGACCACCGACCTGATGACGGTGCTGCTGGCCTGCATAGCGGGCATCTCCCTGCTGGTGGGCGGTATCGGCATCATGAACATCATGTACGTCTCGGTAACCGAGCGCACGCGCGAAATCGGCCTGAGAATGTCGATCGGCGCGAAAGGGCGGCACATCCTGTGGCAATTCCTGATCGAGGCGGTCATCATCAGCGTGACCGGAGGAGTGATCGGCGTCGTGCTCGGAATCACGGCTTCGGCCGTCATCAAGTACTGGATCGGATGGCCCGTCTACGTCCAGCTGTATTCGGTCGTGCTGTCGTTCGCCGTATGTACCGTGACCGGCATATTTTTCGGCTGGTACCCGGCCCGCAAGGCCTCCAATCTGGACCCGATCGAAGCGATCCGCTACGAGTAG
- a CDS encoding ABC transporter ATP-binding protein: MDNHIIRVENLRRDFQVGGETVHALRGVTFSVAKGEFVTIMGTSGSGKSTLLNILGCLDTPTSGEYWLDGVSVREMGRNDRATLRNRKIGFVFQSYNLLPKTTALENVELPLFYNPDVSARERRERATEALKEVGLSDRIHHRSNQMSGGQQQRVAIARALVNNPVMILADEATGNLDTRTSFEILTLFQRLHAEGSTIVFVTHNPEIAQFSSRNIVLRDGHITDDVRNGNIRSAQAVLDTIPVDNGM, translated from the coding sequence ATGGACAATCATATCATACGAGTCGAGAATCTGCGCCGGGACTTTCAGGTCGGCGGCGAGACGGTTCACGCGCTGCGGGGCGTAACGTTCTCGGTCGCGAAGGGCGAGTTCGTGACGATCATGGGCACGAGCGGCTCGGGAAAATCGACGTTGCTGAACATTTTGGGCTGCCTCGACACGCCGACCTCGGGCGAATACTGGCTCGACGGCGTCTCGGTCCGCGAGATGGGGCGCAACGACCGCGCGACGCTCCGCAACCGCAAAATCGGATTCGTGTTCCAGTCGTACAATCTGCTGCCCAAAACCACGGCGCTCGAGAACGTCGAACTCCCGCTGTTCTACAATCCGGACGTATCGGCCCGCGAGCGGCGCGAACGGGCGACCGAAGCCCTGAAAGAGGTAGGACTGTCGGACCGCATCCACCACCGCTCGAACCAGATGTCCGGCGGACAGCAGCAGCGCGTGGCGATCGCGCGGGCGCTCGTTAACAATCCGGTGATGATTCTGGCCGACGAAGCGACCGGCAACCTCGATACGCGGACCTCGTTCGAGATTCTGACGCTGTTCCAGCGTCTGCACGCCGAGGGGAGCACGATCGTATTCGTCACGCACAACCCGGAGATCGCGCAGTTCAGCAGCCGGAATATCGTGCTGCGCGACGGGCACATTACCGACGACGTCCGTAACGGGAACATCCGGTCGGCCCAAGCGGTACTCGACACGATTCCGGTGGACAACGGCATGTAA
- the feoB gene encoding ferrous iron transport protein B, giving the protein MEKPILYKRLSELKTSEQGVITKVFGHGSFRNRITEMGFVRGKAVKVIKNAPLLDPIEYEIMGYRIALRKSEAELIEVTVAENAFGPSSRHGDATFRDESVNRFLHEAGKTINVALVGNPNCGKTSLFNTASGSHERVGNYSGVTVDAKEAHFRQDGYTIRLFDLPGTYSITEYTPEELYVRAHLLNEMPDVVVNVVDASNLERNLLLTTQLIDMNLKVVIALNMYDELERSGDTLNYRDLGRMIGIPIIPTVANRKEGIDALFKTVIDVFEDNEPVVRHIHINYGADIEQSIRTLQAKIWENKDLVARYSSRYLAIRLLGDDKNIREIVASRAANSDEIDATAARLREKLEHRYGEPAETIITDAKYGFIAGALEETYRSRNAGKKHVPADRIDRVMTHRIWGLPIFLLLMWITFQTTFSLGGIPAEWMEAGVQWLGDRVTDLMPEGSLRELLVGGIISGVGGVIVFLPNILILFFFISLMEDTGYMARAAFIMDKLMHKIGLHGKSFIPLLMGFGCNVPAIMATRTLESRKDRVMTMLIIPFMSCSARLPVYVLLISAFFPHNQGLVLFSIYLIGILIAVLSSVLFKKLLFAKQEAPFVMELPPYRIPTVHNVVRHMWDKGAQYLKKMGTVILLASIIIWALGHYPRNVEYSTDYAAEKALVAASDQSAEEKQAQIQHLDNSQYAEHQEKSYIGRIGHFIEPAIRPLGFDWRIGVSLASGLAAKEVIVSTMAVLNNSGDDETMLARNLQKQTYASGPKAGEHVYTPLVAYTLMIFILLYFPCIAAMAAIRREAGGRWALFTLFYTTALAWLLSLLVYQIGSLF; this is encoded by the coding sequence ATGGAAAAACCGATCCTATATAAACGCTTGTCCGAACTGAAGACTTCCGAACAAGGAGTCATTACGAAGGTATTCGGACACGGGTCGTTCCGAAACCGCATCACCGAAATGGGATTCGTAAGGGGCAAGGCCGTCAAGGTCATCAAGAACGCCCCGCTGCTCGACCCGATCGAATACGAGATCATGGGCTACCGCATCGCGCTCCGCAAGAGCGAGGCGGAGCTTATCGAAGTCACGGTGGCAGAGAACGCCTTCGGGCCTTCGAGCCGACACGGCGACGCCACATTCCGAGACGAGTCGGTCAACCGTTTTCTGCATGAAGCAGGGAAAACGATCAACGTCGCGCTCGTAGGCAACCCCAACTGCGGCAAGACCTCGCTGTTCAACACGGCCTCGGGCTCGCACGAACGGGTAGGGAATTACAGCGGCGTCACGGTCGACGCCAAGGAGGCCCATTTCCGACAGGACGGTTACACGATCCGCCTGTTCGATCTGCCGGGGACCTACTCGATTACCGAGTACACGCCCGAGGAACTGTACGTGCGCGCCCATCTGCTGAACGAAATGCCCGACGTGGTAGTCAACGTCGTCGACGCATCGAACCTCGAGCGCAACCTGCTGCTGACCACTCAGCTGATCGACATGAACCTGAAAGTGGTCATCGCGCTGAACATGTACGACGAGCTGGAACGCTCGGGAGATACGCTGAATTACCGCGATCTGGGCCGCATGATCGGCATACCCATTATCCCGACCGTCGCCAACCGGAAAGAAGGGATCGACGCCCTGTTCAAGACGGTCATCGACGTATTCGAGGACAACGAACCCGTCGTGCGCCATATCCATATCAACTACGGCGCCGACATAGAGCAAAGCATCCGGACCCTGCAGGCCAAAATATGGGAAAACAAGGATCTGGTGGCACGCTACTCGTCTCGCTATCTGGCGATCAGGCTGCTGGGCGACGACAAGAACATTCGCGAGATCGTCGCCTCCCGGGCCGCCAACTCCGACGAGATAGACGCCACGGCCGCCCGGCTCCGCGAAAAGCTCGAGCACCGCTACGGAGAACCCGCCGAAACGATCATCACGGATGCCAAGTACGGATTTATCGCCGGCGCCCTCGAAGAAACCTATCGCTCCCGAAATGCAGGGAAGAAGCATGTCCCGGCCGACCGAATCGACCGCGTGATGACGCACCGGATCTGGGGACTGCCCATTTTTCTGCTGCTGATGTGGATCACTTTCCAGACCACGTTCTCGCTGGGAGGCATACCGGCCGAATGGATGGAAGCGGGCGTGCAATGGCTCGGCGACCGGGTGACCGACCTTATGCCCGAGGGTTCCCTGCGCGAATTGCTCGTAGGAGGGATCATCAGCGGAGTGGGGGGCGTCATCGTCTTTCTGCCGAACATACTGATCCTCTTTTTCTTCATTTCGCTGATGGAGGATACGGGCTACATGGCGCGCGCCGCCTTCATCATGGATAAGCTGATGCACAAGATCGGCTTGCACGGCAAGTCGTTCATCCCGCTGCTGATGGGATTCGGCTGCAACGTTCCGGCCATTATGGCCACGCGGACGCTCGAAAGCAGGAAGGACCGCGTGATGACCATGCTGATCATTCCTTTCATGTCGTGCAGCGCGCGTCTGCCCGTGTACGTACTGCTGATTTCGGCCTTTTTTCCGCATAATCAGGGACTCGTGCTGTTCTCGATCTATCTGATCGGCATCCTGATCGCCGTACTCTCGTCCGTTCTGTTCAAGAAACTGCTGTTCGCCAAGCAAGAAGCTCCGTTCGTCATGGAGCTTCCGCCGTACCGCATCCCGACCGTACACAACGTCGTAAGGCATATGTGGGACAAAGGCGCGCAGTACCTGAAAAAGATGGGAACCGTGATCCTGCTCGCCTCGATCATCATCTGGGCGCTGGGACACTACCCGCGAAATGTCGAATACTCGACCGACTACGCGGCCGAGAAAGCTCTGGTCGCCGCCTCGGACCAAAGCGCCGAGGAGAAACAGGCGCAGATACAGCACCTCGACAACAGCCAATACGCCGAACATCAGGAAAAATCGTACATCGGCCGGATCGGGCACTTCATCGAGCCGGCTATCCGACCGCTCGGTTTCGACTGGCGGATCGGAGTCAGTCTGGCCAGCGGACTGGCAGCCAAGGAAGTCATTGTCAGTACGATGGCCGTACTGAACAACAGCGGCGACGACGAAACGATGCTCGCGCGGAATCTGCAAAAGCAGACCTACGCATCGGGCCCAAAAGCAGGAGAGCATGTCTACACACCACTGGTCGCTTACACGCTGATGATTTTCATCCTGCTCTACTTCCCCTGCATCGCCGCCATGGCGGCGATCCGCAGAGAGGCAGGCGGACGTTGGGCGCTGTTTACCCTGTTTTACACAACGGCCTTAGCATGGTTATTGTCTCTGCTCGTCTATCAGATAGGAAGCCTTTTCTAA
- a CDS encoding flavodoxin family protein produces MRSLIINGSPRRNGTIGTMMRVASETLGPDAELVHIDDCRIAPCTACMRCRETGECSLPHDDGHDLADKIRNADLLVIGSPTHWGGMSAPLKNLFDRNVPVFMGESARGIPVARQKGKRALIVAACTTPYPFNIWMKQSRGTVRALREILRTGGYRIESIEIGGTKRFGTLPLRYPERLKSKLRKILRKTAGKAR; encoded by the coding sequence ATGAGATCGCTGATAATCAACGGTAGCCCTCGCCGAAACGGGACGATCGGCACGATGATGCGAGTCGCTTCGGAAACTCTCGGGCCGGACGCCGAGCTGGTCCATATCGACGACTGCCGGATCGCTCCCTGCACGGCTTGCATGCGATGCCGCGAAACGGGCGAGTGCTCGCTGCCGCACGACGACGGACACGATCTGGCCGACAAGATCCGTAATGCGGACTTGCTCGTCATCGGATCGCCGACCCATTGGGGAGGCATGAGCGCGCCGCTGAAAAACCTGTTCGACCGGAACGTTCCCGTCTTCATGGGCGAAAGCGCCCGGGGCATTCCCGTAGCCCGTCAGAAAGGGAAGCGAGCCCTGATCGTCGCCGCTTGCACCACGCCATACCCGTTCAACATCTGGATGAAGCAAAGCAGAGGCACTGTCCGCGCCCTACGCGAAATACTCCGTACGGGCGGCTACCGGATCGAGAGCATCGAAATCGGAGGAACGAAAAGATTCGGAACTCTGCCACTCCGATACCCCGAACGCCTGAAAAGTAAATTGCGGAAAATACTCCGAAAAACGGCGGGCAAAGCCCGTTAA
- a CDS encoding efflux RND transporter periplasmic adaptor subunit, translated as MKTGIVLLLVAVAVVAAFRLLRKDSKPQTAYNSATVRRGTLVHSVTATGTIEPIIQVEVGTQVSGIIDRIYVDYNSIVKKGEVIAEIDRSTLEAELESSTATLESNKTEYEYQEKNFARIKGLHDKGMVSDTDFETAEYNYNKAKSAYDKSKADMFKVRQNLGYATITAPIDGVVIGREVEEGQTVAASFETPTLFTIANDLSRMRVIADVDEADIGSVQDGQRATFTVDAYPDDVFEGTVTQVRLQATTESNVVTYEVVVNAPNPDLKLKPGLTANITIYTLQKDGVLLVPSKALRFTPDGATAAMSDSSSRRSKTLWVETGSGIEPVGVTIGETDGIYTEVTGPIKEGDRVVTSESLGIPAAEGDMNGQSNPFMPSPPGQKKK; from the coding sequence ATGAAAACCGGAATCGTCCTTCTGCTCGTAGCCGTCGCGGTCGTCGCCGCCTTCCGGCTTTTGCGGAAAGACTCGAAGCCCCAAACGGCATACAACAGCGCGACCGTGCGTCGGGGAACGCTCGTTCACAGCGTGACCGCCACCGGTACGATCGAGCCGATCATCCAGGTCGAGGTAGGTACGCAGGTATCGGGCATCATCGACCGCATTTACGTCGACTACAACTCGATCGTCAAGAAGGGCGAAGTGATCGCCGAGATAGACCGTTCGACGCTGGAGGCAGAGCTGGAGTCGAGCACGGCCACGCTGGAATCGAACAAGACCGAATACGAGTATCAGGAGAAAAACTTCGCCCGGATCAAGGGGCTGCATGACAAGGGCATGGTCAGCGATACGGACTTCGAAACGGCGGAGTACAACTATAACAAGGCCAAAAGCGCTTACGACAAGTCGAAGGCCGATATGTTCAAGGTACGGCAGAACCTGGGCTATGCGACGATCACCGCTCCGATCGACGGAGTCGTGATCGGCCGCGAGGTCGAGGAAGGTCAGACCGTGGCGGCGAGCTTCGAGACCCCGACGCTCTTCACGATTGCCAACGATCTGAGCCGGATGCGCGTGATCGCCGACGTGGACGAGGCCGACATCGGCAGCGTGCAGGACGGGCAGCGGGCGACCTTCACCGTAGACGCCTATCCGGACGACGTGTTCGAAGGGACCGTGACGCAGGTCCGGCTGCAAGCCACCACCGAATCGAACGTCGTGACGTATGAAGTGGTCGTGAACGCTCCGAATCCCGACCTGAAACTGAAGCCGGGTCTGACAGCCAACATCACGATCTACACGCTCCAAAAAGACGGCGTGCTGCTCGTTCCTTCGAAAGCCCTCCGTTTCACACCCGACGGCGCGACCGCGGCGATGTCCGACTCTTCAAGCCGCCGCTCCAAAACCCTGTGGGTCGAAACGGGCAGCGGAATCGAGCCGGTCGGCGTGACGATAGGCGAAACGGACGGCATCTATACCGAAGTGACCGGCCCGATCAAGGAGGGGGACCGGGTCGTCACGTCGGAAAGTTTGGGAATTCCGGCAGCGGAAGGCGATATGAACGGCCAGTCGAATCCGTTCATGCCGTCGCCTCCCGGACAAAAGAAGAAGTAG
- a CDS encoding TolC family protein: MKRTIGTALICLLGLMSALSAAGQTSGQGWTLRQCIDYARENNIQVQSSQISLQSARVDLQQAKADRTPTLGFTTSQNVIHQKKENENFSSDGTYSGNYALNAGLTLYNGGKLKHSLRQQQIVNRSREYEVEVARNDIEIAVTQAYLEILYANETVKTNAQTVESSAAQMERSKALLEAGSIARSDYAQMEAQYSSDCYQLTVSENDLAQARLQLKQLLELGIDSTFDVVFPEIDSSTVLAEVPRMEEVYRTALEVMPQMESGRLNIQSALAGERVAKADGLPTVTASAAIGTGNTSGTNYSFYNQLNNKLNESAGITVSVPIFNNRQARTSRAKARLETRQAELNYADAEKSLLTTVESLYQDAVSAQSRYRAATDKVRSAGLSYSLVLGQFEAGMKNTVELLTEKNNYLAAQQEQIQAKYQAVLSIRLLDFYRNVPIEL, translated from the coding sequence ATGAAACGAACAATCGGAACGGCTCTGATCTGCCTGCTCGGCCTGATGTCGGCCTTGTCCGCCGCAGGGCAGACCTCCGGACAGGGCTGGACGCTCAGACAGTGCATCGACTACGCCCGCGAGAACAACATTCAGGTACAGTCTTCGCAGATTTCGCTGCAAAGCGCCCGGGTCGACCTGCAACAGGCCAAGGCAGACCGGACGCCCACGCTCGGATTCACGACCTCGCAGAACGTCATTCATCAGAAAAAGGAGAACGAGAACTTCAGTTCCGACGGCACCTACTCGGGCAACTACGCGCTCAATGCCGGCCTGACGCTTTACAACGGAGGCAAGCTGAAACACTCGCTGCGCCAGCAGCAGATCGTCAACCGCAGCAGGGAATACGAGGTGGAAGTCGCCCGCAACGACATCGAAATCGCCGTCACGCAGGCCTATCTCGAAATTCTGTATGCGAACGAGACGGTCAAGACGAACGCCCAGACCGTCGAGTCGTCGGCGGCCCAGATGGAACGGTCGAAAGCGCTGCTCGAAGCCGGCTCGATCGCCCGCAGCGACTACGCGCAAATGGAGGCTCAGTACAGCAGCGACTGCTACCAGCTAACCGTCAGCGAGAACGATCTGGCGCAAGCACGGCTGCAGCTCAAGCAGCTGCTCGAGCTGGGAATCGACAGTACGTTCGACGTCGTATTTCCCGAAATAGACAGCTCGACCGTACTGGCCGAGGTTCCCCGCATGGAAGAGGTGTATCGGACGGCGCTGGAAGTCATGCCGCAAATGGAAAGCGGCCGGTTGAACATCCAGTCGGCTCTGGCCGGCGAGCGGGTGGCCAAGGCCGACGGCCTGCCTACCGTTACCGCCAGCGCGGCCATCGGGACCGGAAACACCTCGGGGACCAACTACTCGTTCTACAACCAACTGAACAACAAGCTCAACGAAAGCGCCGGCATCACCGTCAGCGTACCGATCTTCAACAACCGCCAAGCCCGCACGTCCCGCGCCAAGGCGAGGCTCGAAACCCGTCAGGCCGAACTGAATTATGCCGATGCGGAAAAGAGCCTGCTGACGACCGTCGAGTCGCTTTATCAAGATGCCGTCTCGGCTCAGAGTCGCTACCGGGCCGCGACGGACAAAGTCCGCTCGGCGGGCCTGAGCTATTCGCTCGTACTCGGGCAATTCGAAGCCGGCATGAAAAACACCGTCGAACTGCTGACCGAGAAGAACAACTATCTGGCGGCCCAGCAGGAGCAGATACAGGCCAAGTATCAGGCCGTCCTGTCGATCCGCCTGCTCGACTTCTATCGCAACGTACCCATCGAATTGTAA